A single genomic interval of Fusarium verticillioides 7600 chromosome 8, whole genome shotgun sequence harbors:
- a CDS encoding myo-inositol-1(or 4)-monophosphatase yields the protein MGCSDRPRHSTPHRRQLELPRQIIENPSINLFLHFIITPSYLVQSTTGETLYTMKDIDLQSVHDELVSVAYEAGAMILAANPAELDTDTKLNSVDIVTEADKGVEKMVSTRLSSSFPSISFMGEETYKPGVRLGPEPTFVVDPIDGTTNFVHSFPSACISLGLAIDRQPTIGVIYNPWLDTLYTAIKGRGAFLTHGRGKEPRRLPLARSPRPIEGLGSSLVAVEWGAQRDGPNFDIKVEAFRKLTATPENGGSMVHSLRSMGSAALNIAAVAAGQVDLYWEGGCWAWDVCAGWAILNEAGGRMVHGNPGNWDPELEARVYLAVRGAPSGQKELIEEFWGVLGDKKLDYSV from the exons ATGGGCTGTTCTGACCGGCCCCGGCATTCGACCCCTCACAGACGTCAGCTTGAGCTGCCCCGCCAAATCATCGAGAACCCCTCCATAAATCTGTTCCTCCACTTCATTATAACACCATCGTATCTTGTTCAGTCAACAACAGGCGAGACATTATACACAATGAAAGATATCGATCTTCAATCTGTTCATGATGAGCTCGTCTCAGTGGCCTACGAGGCCGGAGCCATGATCTTGGCTGCCAATCCTGCTGAGCTCGACACCgacaccaagctcaact CCGTGGACATTGTTACTGAAGCAGACAAGGGCGTCGAAAAGATGGTCTCAACCCGcctctcctcatcattcCCTTCGATCTCCTTCATGGGCGAAGAGACATACAAGCCTGGAGTGAGACTTGGCCCTGAACCAACTTTCGTAGTCGATCCGATCGATGGAACAACGAACTTCGTGCACTCGTTCCCCAGCGCCTGTATCTCTCTCGGTCTCGCAATCGATCGTCAGCCTACCATTGGCGTCATCTACAACCCCTGGCTCGACACCCTCTACACCGCTATTAAGGGCCGCGGCGCCTTCCTCACACACGGTCGTGGAAAAGAACCCCGCCGTCTTCCTCTCGCACGCTCACCGCGACCAATCGAGGGCCTCGGCAGTTCTCTCGTCGCTGTCGAATGGGGAGCACAACGTGACGGACCCAACTTTGACATTAAGGTCGAAGCATTCCGAAAGCTGACAGCGACTCCCGAAAACGGCGGATCAATGGTTCACTCGTTGCGGTCGATGGGCTCTGCTGCGCTGAACATTGCTGCTGTGGCCGCGGGGCAGGTAGACTTGTACTGGGAGGGTGGATGCTGGGCGTGGGATGTTTGTGCTGGATGGGCGATCCTCAACGAAGCTGGTGGGCGCATGGTACATGGAAACCCGGGGAATTGGGAtcctgagcttgaggcaCGTGTATATCTTGCTGTGCGAGGAGCACCAAGTGGCCAAAAAGAGCTTATCGAAGAGTTTTGGGGCGTCCTTGGCGATAAAAAGCTGGATTACTCTGTATAG
- a CDS encoding lupus La protein: protein MSEAEASKPVEAVQPEVDVPTTQPTEEKVEEKTEQKAEESTEKPEEKSEEKKEILKTTAKHDDANPRNNRKFDPSTREVTDDPEAIRKQVEFYFGDWNFPQDKFMWESCGGSENKPMKVKTIHSFKRMRTFQPYSAVIAALKDSKFLELSGEEGEEVVKRKTPYQPMNASKAKVEAATVYVKGFGDEAPNTQFDLESFFAQFGEVKGLKLRRTNEGLFKGSVFVTFADEDEASKFLKIDPKPKWKDHDLKIMSKRAYCDEKNDLIRQGKIEPNQSNPRKFYEGRETGKGGRGRGGKDSRGRGQDDWKQRRENDQKNGFKDRRGGRGGRGGRGRGRGRGGRDGGRDRDQSKDEVKHSSSNDTTPRIQSTVDESADNKKRSRDEDAPSGEPAAKKIDVKTE, encoded by the exons ATGAGCGAAGCTGAAGCCTCCAAGCCTGTCGAGGCTGTCCAGCCTGAGGTTGACGTTCCCACCACCCAGCCCAcagaagagaaggttgaagagaagacagaGCAGAAGGCAGAGGAGTCCACAGAAAAGCCAGAGGAGAAGtctgaagagaagaaggagattttGAAGACAACAGCCAAGCATGATGATGCAAACCCTCGCAACAACCGCAAATTCGACCCTTCAACCCGTGAGGTCACTGATGACCCCGAGGCCATCCGCAAGCAG GTCGAGTTTTACTTTGGCGACTGGAACTTCCCTCAAGACAAGTTCATGTGGGAGTCATGCGGCGGAAGCGAAAACAAGCCCATGAAGGTCAAGACTATCCACTCCTTCAAGCGTATGCGAACATTCCAGCCCTACAGCGCCgtcatcgctgctctcaaggacAGCAAGTTTCTTGAGCTTTCCGgtgaggagggcgaggaggtcGTCAAACGCAAGACCCCCTACCAGCCCATGaacgcctccaaggccaaggtcgaAGCCGCTACCGTATACGTCAAGggctttggcgatgaggcTCCCAACACCCAATTCGaccttgagagcttcttcgcTCAGTTTGGCGAGGTCAAGGGTCTTAAGCTCCGACGCACTAACGAGGGTCTCTTCAAGGGCTCCGTGTTCGTCACCTTtgccgacgaggatgaggcgAGCAAGTTCCTCAAGATTGACCCTAAGCCTAAGTGGAAGGACCACGATCTCAAAATCATGAGCAAACGAGCTTATtgcgacgagaagaacgaccTTATCCGACAAGGGAAGATCGAGCCTAATCAGAGCAATCCCCGCAAGTTTTATGAGGGTCGAGAGACAGGCAAGGGTGGACGTGGACGGGGTGGAAAGGATTCTCGTGGCCGTGGCCAGGACGACTGGAAGCAGCGACGTGAGAACGACCAGAAGAACGGGTTCAAGGATCGCCGAGGTGGGCGCGGCGGCCGAGGAGGCCGTGGTCGAGgccgtggccgtggtggACGCGATGGTGGACGTGACCGTGATCagtccaaggatgaggtcaagcacagcagcagcaacga TACCACCCCTCGCATCCAGTCTACTGTCGACGAGTCTGCCGATAACAAGAAGCGAAGCCGCGATGAGGATGCTCCCTCCGGTGAGCCTGCcgccaagaagatcgatgTCAAGACCGAATag
- a CDS encoding phospholipase A2 — protein sequence MRNYRGSLKSLNRVTTRLNTHPRIPRRRLSHRQHRHLWTSPSKNDAKQEAQQKSTFPVAVITGGLFIWWLYPSDDFAQLSGKQLRQRTHEDSPKDEKQDKTQDGESDSDQSAWINFARRFETFCKLNDVQFSSFSDKVVSYLLPEWSRLIPGYVRKLQRELSMSPGSLADEIWQDAHDPLINPEIRYSAKVRVSPNLCDEEKEFLSRRKRVARVGLAKYLGLKEEDVHPDDVPTIAMCGSGGGLRALIAGTGSILATEEDGLFDCVTYTSGVSGSCWLQALSLTSFNKGNIRNLLEHLKARASTHIAYPPVAFQSLASMPTNKYLLSGMVEKLKGDPKADFGLVDVYGVLLAARYLVPKGDLGVNDRDFKLSNQRQYVQYGQLPMPIYTAVRHEIPDLPEAAEQGPIEAEIAKEKAKKEAWFQWYEITPYEFFCEEFGAGIPTWALGRRFNQGCDVPPEDGFHLPELRLPLLMGIFGSAFCATLSHYYREIKPLVQGLTGFGTIDELISTRDDDLVKVHPIDPAKIPNFAYGMHGKLPETTPTSIYDNEYIQLMDAGMSNNLPIYPLLRPGRDVDVLVAFDASADIKTDNWLSVADGYARQRGVRGWPVGIGWPKPGEATSQVVEELDEAQAKSTREAEAKLREAKKEQDELRQEAHEEGKQVMAESDKTKFEPGDQESGDLGYCTVWVGTNTERSTEPPPPSKAISTETSWQLMEPDAGIAVVYLPFISNDKVPGISPGTTEYLSTWNFIYTPEQIDNVTALARANYDEGKQQIRDTIRAVYQRKKKLREEAEKAQRQDRYRSRMRRGEGIRLGEGDHFS from the coding sequence ATGAGAAACTACCGCGGCTctctcaagagcctcaatAGAGTCACTACAAGACTCAATACCCACCCGCGGATCCCCCGACGAAGATTATCGCATCGTCAACACCGCCATCTGTGGACATCTCCATCCAAAAACGATGCCAAGCAAGAAGCACAGCAAAAATCGACGTTTCCAGTAGCAGTAATTACCGGCGGGCTTTTCATCTGGTGGCTCTACCCTTCTGACGACTTTGCACAGCTTTCCGGTAAACAATTGAGGCAGCGAACCCATGAGGACTCTCCAAAGGAcgagaaacaagacaagactcaGGACGGAGAATCAGATAGTGACCAGTCGGCCTGGATAAACTTTGCTCGCCGCTTCGAGACGTTCTGTAAGCTCAACGATGTTCaattctcctccttctccgACAAGGTCGTTAGTTATCTCCTCCCTGAGTGGTCCAGACTTATCCCAGGCTATGTTCGGAAACTCCAGCGTGAACTCTCCATGTCCCCAGGGTCTCTGGCCGACGAGATTTGGCAAGACGCCCACGACCCCCTAATTAATCCCGAGATTCGATATTCAGCCAAAGTTCGAGTTTCACCCAATCTTtgcgatgaggagaaggaattTTTGTCCCGGCGAAAACGAGTCGCCAGAGTAGGGCTGGCTAAATATCTGGgactgaaggaggaggatgtccATCCGGATGATGTTCCCACAATTGCAATGTGCGGCTCTGGTGGAGGTCTGAGAGCACTTATTGCTGGAACTGGATCAATTCTtgccacagaagaagatgggctGTTTGACTGCGTCACATACACCTCGGGCGTGAGCGGCTCATGCTGGCTTCAAGCTTTGAGTCTCACATCGTTCAACAAGGGAAACATTCGTAACCTTCTCGAGCACCTCAAAGCTAGGGCCTCAACCCATATCGCCTACCCGCCCGTGGCCTTCCAATCTCTTGCTTCTATGCCGACTAATAAATACCTGCTGAGTGGCatggtcgagaagctcaagggtgATCCCAAGGCAGATTTTGGTCTCGTCGATGTGTATGGTGTCTTACTGGCAGCTCGGTACCTTGTGCCAAAAGGGGACCTCGGAGTCAACGATCGCGACTTTAAGCTCTCAAACCAACGCCAATACGTCCAGTACGGGCAATTACCGATGCCCATCTATACTGCTGTGAGACACGAGATTCCTGACTTGCCAGAGGCTGCTGAACAAGGCCCAATCGAAGCCGAGATCGCCAaagagaaagccaagaaggaggcgTGGTTTCAGTGGTATGAGATCACCCCGTACGAATTCTTTTGTGAAGAGTTCGGCGCCGGAATCCCCACCTGGGCTTTAGGCCGCAGATTCAACCAGGGATGTGATGTTCCTCCTGAGGATGGCTTCCATCTCCCCGAACTTCGTTTGCCACTCCTCATGGGCATCTTTGGTAGCGCATTTTGTGCAACTCTCAGTCATTATTACCGAGAGATCAAGCCACTTGTCCAGGGTCTGACTGGTTTTGGGACTATTGATGAACTCATCTCGACACGAGACGATGATTTGGTAAAAGTGCATCCTATTGATCCTGCCAAAATACCCAACTTTGCCTACGGAATGCACGGAAAATTACCGGAAACCACGCCGACCAGTATTTATGACAACGAGTATATTCAGCTTATGGATGCTGGAATGTCTAATAACTTGCCTATCTACCCACTCCTGCGTCCGGGCAGAGATGTGGACGTACTTGTTGCCTTTGATGCCTCTGCAGACATCAAAACCGACAACTGGCTCTCAGTCGCCGATGGCTACGCCCGTCAACGCGGTGTTCGGGGTTGGCCCGTCGGCATTGGCTGGCCCAAGCCCGGAGAAGCAACATCCCAGGTAGTAGAAGAGCTAGACGAGGCACAGGCGAAATCCACTCGTGAAGCTGAGGCTAAGCTCCgcgaagccaagaaagagcAGGATGAGCTTCGCCAGGAAGCTCACGAAGAGGGCAAGCAAGTTATGGCAGAGAGTGACAAGACCAAATTCGAGCCTGGGGATCAAGAGTCCGGCGATCTGGGCTACTGCACTGTCTGGGTTGGGACTAACACAGAACGCAGTACTGAGCCACCACCTCCCTCAAAAGCAATATCGACCGAGACATCATGGCAGCTCATGGAGCCCGATGCTGGTATTGCTGTTGTCTATTTGCCTTTCATTTCCAACGACAAGGTCCCTGGTATTTCTCCAGGAACTACCGAGTACCTTAGCACATGGAACTTCATCTATACCCCTGAACAGATTGATAATGTCACTGCATTGGCTCGAGCAAACTACGACGAGGGAAAGCAGCAGATTCGAGATACCATCCGCGCAGTGTAtcagcgcaagaagaagcttcgCGAGGAAGCAGAAAAGGCCCAACGTCAGGACCGTTATCGATCCCGTATGAGGAGAGGCGAAGGCATCCGTCTAGGCGAAGGTGATCATTTCAGTTAA